The window TAGAAGGTGGACAACATAGTTGAGTCCTTCTGATAGTGATAGGGTAAGGACAGATATACAGAAGGGGAAAAAGGGAAACATCAATACATCCTCTGAACAAACTATGTCTGTGTATGATACTAACTTGCACTGACACATATGCAGAGGACAAAAGAGAAACTAGATGTGTCAccgagaaaatttatttttataaactagAAAGGGCTAGTTGGTATATTTCTTGCTTGTGACACATTAATGATTGCTTTTTGTAACATCTTGGTTCTATTTAAAATTCATGCTACCATTTTTTATGATGTATCGTTATctaagttgcgcggactcttcactttcaatgccgcacccgtgttggattctccaaaaatgcACTAGCTTTGGCGAATCCGACCCACAACATTTTGGAAGAGTCAGAGCAACATGGATCGTTATAATACTTGTAAGTTTTTAAATACTAATTGTTCCTCAATATACTTTTCAGCCCTTTTCTCACTTCTTTCGTTGTTTTGGAAATTTTAGATGTTGCTCTAGTTACATCCTTGAGAGATGGGATGAATCTTGTTAGCTACGAGTTTGTGGCCTGCCAAGCATCCAAGAAAGGAGTTCTAATTCTAAGTGAGGTACACAATTCTCTCTTTCACTTTGGaattagtgtatttttggagaatccgacacgggtgcaacatggaaagtgaagagtccgtgcAACTTAGGTGGGAAGGGATGAGGCTTGGTAAAATCCCACATTCATGAGGTGTATGATGGTGTAGTCTCTTTATATGAATTGCTTGTTTCCGGGATTAAATTGGTCACTATGTCCATCTTCCCAACAATTGTCTTAGTAGCAAAGTAGCTCCAGTGGAAATCTTAACGTTATGCCTAAGATACAGAGTTAGTACTGCAAAAAGGTTTGTCTAGTGTTGATGATAAGTATACCTCTACATGGTAaaagggaaatatgatggtgtaTAGTTGTTGCTTTTATTTATACCTCAACTTATTTATGCAAGTTTATATTAAATGCTAGAATTCAGAAGTCCGTTGAATTTGATTCAGGAAGGAAAGTGGCATAATATTCCTTAGATAAACTCTTTCTCCTTCTAAGTATTATTTTCTAATTATCAGCTTGTTTTTGAACATGTAGACATGCTTTTCAAATGTTTTGAGCGGCACATTCTTGTGTAATATTTTGTTAATTACAGTTTGCAGGTGCCGCACAGTCTCTTGGTGCTGGGGCTATTTTGGTAAACCCATGGAACATTACTGAACTTGCATCTTCAATTGGTTATGCTCTAACAATGTCCGCACATGAAAGAGAAAAACGACATCAACATAACTTCTTGCATGTCACTACTCACACTTCCCAGGAATGGGCTGAAACATTTGTAAGGTATGTCCTTAATGTGTCAgagtagctcatatggtttagactCCTCACCTTTATATTCTTAATAATAAGGGATCCCTGTTTAGGTTCCACATTATGTACTTTTCATGTTGTTCAAGTGTgtgaccatctcatctaaaagcttATGCCGGAGCATACTATTGTTTACTAAATTATGTCTTCAACATGCCCCCTAACCTTTGGGCTTGATTTCTGTTTTGAGCCAAGCACATAAAACTTCTTTTTGATAATGGATGGTGCTTGAAGCTAGGATCTCTGTCTACTCTATACCAGCTGAAGTGAGAAACCTTCTTATCTAAAAGCTTAACCTTTTAGAGAGACCACACTTTTATATACTAAATTATGTTTTCAACGCATGTTTTCTTGAAGTCTAAATATTTAACAAGATCAAGAAGCGATGACCAGACAAACTATTTGCTCAAACACTCTTTTAACTACTTTTGCTCAATCTAGTGCAATCtgatgctactatttttttctatgtAGTGAACTTAATGATACAGTTGTTGAAGCTCAGCTGAGGACTAGACATACTCCACCTCAATTTCCCTCCGAAGAGGCTATTGACCGCTACTTGCAATCAAATAATCGATTGCTTATATTGGTATCCTTTTTCCCTTGTCCAAAACTAAAAAACTGTATATCTGCCCTTTTCTTTTGTAAAATCGTAATTTCAACCAGTGATTAAATTATCTTaatgtgtatttttatttatggtcTTAGTACTTGGTGTCAACTCAAAAGGCTCAGTAACCTGAAAATTTATGCAATATGATACTGCTGCTAAACTCTACATTCTATCGAAAGATGAAACTTATATAATTAGAAAATGGTCGAAAACCATGCGTTTAGCCATTATGTATTTCCATATACGGGCAGCAGCTCATGCTGAATCTATTGTAGCTACTTCTATGCCAATTTCTAGGGCTCGCTTTGCTTGGATGTTATTTCTTTTGCCTTTTTACACCATTTGTTCGGATTTCAGTTCATAAATTTCAATGGAGGAAATGAAAAGGTTAAACAGATAGCTATTTTAACTACAAACTGATGTCTCTATATCCTGTCATTTGTTCATTACTGCTGCACACATTCATGTTATCTCTCCTTACTACTATGGCATCCCAACAAATTGGGAATGGAGTCTGTCGTTACTTGTTATTGCCCAAGACATATTTGAACATAAGATGCTGAACTGGCCTTTGTCAAAATATGTCTCTTGATAAAACTTTGCTGTTATTATGTCCATCAAATGTTTGTTATGCTGTTATATGCCCATCAAATATTTGTAATATCAAAAGGATGATGTGAAGGGGAGCCTTGCGGTAAAGTTGctaccatgtgaccaggaggtcacgggttcaagccttggaaatagcctcttgcagaaatgtaaggtaaggctgcatacaatacacccttgtggcggggcccttccccggacgccgcgcatagcggtagctttaatgCACCGGGCTGTCCTTTTATCAAAAAGATGATGTGGTCTGTAGATCCTGTAAGGGTACACACAATACTGTCTCATAAGATTATGAATTTGAAGAGTTTTTGCACTCTAGGATgctaatattttctttttctgttgcCATGTCTCACCTTCCTATGTCAATTAACTGAGTACAAGGTAGTTCTCATGTTTCTGTTTTCTGAAAGTCACAGTTTTGCTTTCAAAAATAGCTTCCCTGGCCTTTGTCACTCGATAATGGAAAGTACTATCAGCTTTTGTCATGATATTTATTGgtaaaaaagttatttttcctTCCGTGCATCCACTTAATCTCTACTATCCctttgatttgaaagtggaataaATGAACTACTTTAGGGTGATGTCAAATGTCACTTTGTTAATCTATAGATAGTTTACTGGGCCTGTTGGAAGTGGAGCACTATATCAGAGAGCAGTACTCAAGCTAAATGTCcaatttttactatattttgttTGCTCTAAGctatttatctcatttactttgtCTTTTGGTTGCTCCTTCTTGTTATAGTTCCAAAAATATTGAATATATTGATGATGCAGACAGGTGATAAGCTACTTTGCCGTTCCCCTAATATGAAATACTTAGTTCTGACAGCAATTTCTGTAATTTAGGGTTTCAATGCCACATTAACAGAGCCAGTGGATGCTCAGGGTAGAAGGATTGATCAACTAAAGGAAATGGAGCTTAAGTTGCATCCAGATTTAAAAGAACCTCTAAGAAAGCTCTGCAGTGATCCAAAGACGACAATAGTTGTCCTCAGTGGAAGTGGCCGAAACGTTCTTGATGAGGTGTCCTACTTTCTTAAGTTAATGTCTTTCTATCAGCGTTTATGTTCTTTGACTGACTTCTTCTACAGAATTTTGGAGAATATAGGATGTGGTTGGCTGCTGAACATGGAATGTTTTTGCGACAAACAGAGGGGAATTGGATGACTACGATGCCTGAAAATCTAAGTATGGATTGGGTTGACAGCGTGAAGGTGAAGCACTGTACTTTTGAACTTGAATTGTTTCAAGTTTGTGAAGTTTTCAGAATCAAAATCTATCTTTTTTGTTTCAGCATGTATTTGAGTATTTCACGGAGAGGACCCCCCCGTTCTCATTTTGAGCTTCGTGAGACCTCACTTGTTTGGAACTATAAATATACAGGTCATTAATTCATACCCAATTTAGGTCCATTTCTAATCAAATAAATACCCTTATGTTTATCTGTTGTTTCAGACTACTAATTCTATTATTGGGTTCTAAGCATGCAGATGTTGAGTTTGGAAAACTTCAATCAAAAGATCTCTTGCAACATCTGCGGACAGGCCCAATTTCAAATGCTTCTCTAGAGGTGGTCCCTGGTAGTCGATCTGTTGAGGTTCGAGCAGTTGGTGTTACTAAGGTCTGTTCTGGTGTTCCTAGAATGTCATTTTGCGTTAAATTGATTATTCTCTTAATCAGCTTGTTTGTGTACAGGGAGCAGCTATAGATCGTATATTAGGAGAAATAGTGCACAATAATGTCCTGAAGACACCAATTGATTATGTTCTATGCATAGGGCACTTTCAGGCGAAGGTGTGTTTTTTAATATTATGTTTGACTAATCCCGAATTAGCTATTAAATGATCTATGTGGGTGAAATTTATGGCCAAGTGCCTATGCTTTAGCGGCATGAATGCTTAAGCTGTTAAGATTGCAGTCTGGGAAATCCACTTTGACCTAAAAACTTTGTGCATCATATAACTTGACATGGTTTATATGGTTGGATTTTGTGCCTGATTCCATCTTAAGAAGATGTTCTTATATAAATGTGTTTGCCTTATATGTTACTTTGTATTTGATGCAACATCTCGATATCATCTCACATCTTCCAGTTAGTATTTTATTATATACTGAACTCCCTTGTAGTAATTCTCATTCAAATGTTTCTCTTAAACTGCTTAAAAGTTGGGGCAGGTCATAGAAAATGGTATGGAGTGTATAGTAGTTTGGTCATATAAGTTGTTTAATATAGGAAACTTGCTCCTTCTTATCGAAGCGTTGTTTTGGTCTAAAGGCTTAGTGCTTCCCAAAATTCATGAGTTCTCACCCCAGATGCATCCAAACTTGCAAGAAATTTCGAAGTCCATCTCAAATACTGGTTCCAATAACTGAGGAAATTTTTCCttgcatattttatattttaaccATCACAGTTTCCGGATGTTTTGGAAGCCTCAGAAACTATTATGAGATCAGTTTTCTCTTAAGTAGCTTCCGTGATggattttttgaataattaagGAATAGAAAAGAAGGGATAGCTGAACTAAAGCTTAAAGGCGAAGCAATGATCCAAAATGGAAATATTGTTACTGGTTGATGCAACAGAAAGAGGAAGGAAGTTAAAGGAAAAAGAGATATTGTAGGGATGGGCCAATGATAAATTCTCACATCCGAGGTTTAAAAGATGGAGAATCTCCAATAAAATTAGGCAAAATGTTTTTCCCCTCTTCCCTTAGCTCCTCGATGGCCTTTCCTAGTTCTGGCTTTGTGTTTGTTAGTTCTTTCGACGTAAATTCTACATCAGGGCCATCTGGTACTTCCAtttgaatttacaaaaaaaaaaaaaaggattgtcTCAATCTCAAGTATCTGTGGTCTAAAGTCATGTATCTTCTCCGCGTCCGGATTCCATAAATTCAATCATGTCCACTCAATGGCTCAGTGTACTTTGACTTCAAAATGGCTGCTGAGA is drawn from Capsicum annuum cultivar UCD-10X-F1 unplaced genomic scaffold, UCD10Xv1.1 ctg5391, whole genome shotgun sequence and contains these coding sequences:
- the LOC107853628 gene encoding LOW QUALITY PROTEIN: alpha,alpha-trehalose-phosphate synthase [UDP-forming] 1-like (The sequence of the model RefSeq protein was modified relative to this genomic sequence to represent the inferred CDS: deleted 1 base in 1 codon; added 382 bases not found in genome assembly); translated protein: MDRYNTYVALVTSLRDGMNLVSYEFVACQASKKGVLILSEFAGAAQSLGAGAILVNPWNITELASSIGYALTMSAHEREKRHQHNFLHVTTHTSQEWAETFVSELNDTVVEAQLRTRHTPPQFPSEEAIDRYLQSNNRLLILGFNATLTEPVDAQGRRIDQLKEMELKLHPDLKEPLRKLCSDPKTTIVVLSGSGRNVLDENFGEYRMWLAAEHGMFLRQTEGNWMTTMPENLSMDWVDSVKHVFEYFTERTPRSHFELRETSLVWNYKYTDVEFGKLQSKDLLQHLRTGPISNASLEVVPGSRSVEVRAVGVTKGAAIDRILGEIVHNNVLKTPIDYVLCIGHFQAKDEDIYKFFEPEPNHGQAPTTRTKAASHLNRTTPNHSAGKSSGHRTASYKVGQQASTLEKKAVSKDNKNFWSMLRDRMTVHEGSSVLDLKADNYFSCAVGRSCSEARYLLGSSADVVSLLKDLAYK